One Clostridiales bacterium genomic window carries:
- a CDS encoding FAD-dependent oxidoreductase, giving the protein MIRKADVCVIGGGPAGIEAAKEARCYGAKKVIILEREKELGGILNQCIHVGFGQKLFKEELTGPEYAQKIAQDLHGDIEVFNDTYVLSVDSNLLVTAISQNLGLVEIQAGAIVLAMGCREKPRGALEIGGARPSGIFTAGTAQRLLKLYGKLVGKNIVIMGTYDLGLIMARRFTYEGAKVIMVVESRSYYMGLSRNVAECINDLNIPMLLNTKVIEVLGKERLQAVKIAPVDQYGNINYEQSRIVECDTLVLSAGLVPENELAQNAGVVINFASGGAVTDQYCQTSVKGIYACGNVLYVHDLADQVTDEAKIAGLGAARYAMDGFYHNKPKFLVKSAGYTKYTMPCVIQKTKDPIKLYVRVKQALKPAFISVKCGGREIYHKNYGILIHGEMQPIILNGKDIDGDIEVLSGERT; this is encoded by the coding sequence ATGATAAGAAAAGCTGATGTTTGCGTAATCGGCGGAGGGCCGGCGGGCATTGAAGCCGCTAAAGAGGCAAGATGTTACGGCGCAAAAAAAGTTATTATACTAGAGAGGGAAAAAGAGCTAGGCGGGATATTAAACCAGTGTATTCATGTCGGTTTTGGTCAAAAATTATTTAAAGAAGAGCTTACCGGCCCGGAATACGCCCAAAAGATTGCGCAGGATTTGCATGGCGATATTGAAGTGTTTAACGACACTTATGTGTTAAGCGTAGATAGCAATCTTTTGGTTACCGCTATAAGCCAAAACTTAGGTCTTGTGGAAATTCAAGCCGGCGCCATTGTTTTGGCAATGGGATGCCGAGAAAAACCGCGAGGCGCCCTTGAAATAGGCGGCGCGCGCCCAAGCGGCATATTCACCGCAGGCACGGCGCAGCGGCTTTTAAAACTTTATGGAAAGCTTGTGGGCAAAAATATAGTCATAATGGGCACATATGACTTAGGGCTGATTATGGCAAGGCGGTTTACATACGAAGGCGCCAAAGTTATAATGGTAGTAGAGTCCAGGTCGTATTATATGGGGCTTTCGCGCAATGTTGCCGAATGCATCAATGACCTTAATATCCCCATGCTGCTTAATACCAAGGTAATTGAGGTTTTGGGCAAAGAAAGGTTGCAAGCCGTCAAAATCGCGCCCGTGGACCAATACGGCAATATTAACTATGAACAATCAAGAATAGTAGAGTGCGACACTTTGGTGCTGTCGGCGGGGCTTGTTCCCGAAAACGAACTAGCCCAAAACGCGGGCGTAGTAATAAATTTCGCGAGCGGCGGGGCCGTAACTGACCAATATTGCCAAACATCCGTTAAGGGCATCTACGCGTGCGGCAATGTTTTGTATGTTCATGACTTGGCGGACCAAGTTACCGACGAGGCAAAAATAGCAGGATTGGGCGCGGCGCGATATGCCATGGACGGCTTTTATCATAATAAGCCCAAATTTTTGGTCAAAAGCGCGGGTTATACCAAATACACTATGCCTTGCGTCATCCAAAAGACAAAAGACCCGATTAAACTTTATGTCCGAGTAAAACAAGCCCTAAAACCCGCGTTTATAAGCGTAAAATGCGGCGGCAGGGAAATCTATCATAAAAATTATGGTATTTTGATACATGGCGAGATGCAGCCCATAATTCTAAACGGCAAGGATATAGACGGGGACATAGAAGTATTATCAGGAGAAAGAACATGA
- a CDS encoding DUF1667 domain-containing protein, whose product MTQYVCIKCPLSCKLKIKKQKDEIMVWGNNCAKGELFAKQEFLAPKRTVTSLIKIINGDKPVLPVKTSAPVPKEKVDKVLKIISQITIQAPVKIGDIVYKNIYEEVDLVATANVQNIKIARD is encoded by the coding sequence ATGACCCAATATGTTTGTATAAAATGTCCGTTAAGTTGCAAGCTCAAGATAAAGAAGCAAAAAGACGAGATAATGGTTTGGGGCAATAATTGCGCTAAGGGCGAGCTTTTTGCTAAGCAAGAGTTTTTGGCGCCCAAAAGAACTGTAACATCCCTTATAAAAATTATTAACGGGGATAAACCCGTGTTGCCCGTCAAGACCAGCGCGCCCGTGCCTAAAGAAAAAGTTGATAAAGTGCTTAAAATAATCTCGCAAATAACAATACAAGCGCCCGTAAAAATAGGCGATATTGTTTATAAAAATATATACGAAGAAGTTGATTTGGTCGCGACCGCCAATGTTCAAAATATTAAAATAGCTAGAGATTGA
- a CDS encoding hemolysin III family protein, with amino-acid sequence MQDQIKTSKITLPKYTKGEEIFNWIGHCVGAALSIAALVICVVFAALSNELRAWKVVSCAVYGATLIILYTMSTLYHALPPGRAKKALRIIDHCSVSLLIAGTYTPYTLVTLRDYSNGWGWTIFGIVWGAAILSMVLTSINLKKYEKINLICYLIMGWCIVIAIVPLFKSNLQSGGFLLLLLGGVLYTLGAVIYILGKKLKLKYMHAIWHLFVLGGSILQFFSILFYVI; translated from the coding sequence ATGCAAGACCAAATCAAAACTTCCAAAATTACTTTGCCCAAATATACCAAAGGCGAAGAGATTTTCAATTGGATAGGGCATTGCGTGGGCGCCGCGCTGTCAATCGCCGCTTTGGTTATATGCGTGGTATTTGCCGCTTTATCTAACGAGTTAAGGGCTTGGAAAGTGGTAAGCTGCGCTGTTTACGGCGCGACATTGATAATTTTATACACTATGTCAACGCTATATCACGCGTTGCCCCCGGGGCGAGCCAAAAAAGCGTTAAGAATAATAGACCATTGCTCAGTCAGCCTGTTGATAGCGGGAACTTATACGCCATATACTTTGGTGACATTAAGGGATTACAGCAACGGCTGGGGCTGGACGATTTTTGGGATTGTATGGGGCGCAGCCATTCTGTCTATGGTATTGACTTCTATCAACCTAAAAAAATACGAAAAGATTAATTTAATTTGCTATTTGATTATGGGTTGGTGCATAGTCATCGCTATTGTGCCTTTGTTTAAGAGCAATCTTCAATCAGGCGGATTTTTGCTGTTGCTATTAGGCGGAGTGTTATATACTTTGGGCGCGGTGATTTACATTTTGGGCAAAAAATTAAAACTAAAATATATGCACGCCATATGGCATCTTTTTGTACTTGGCGGCAGTATTTTGCAGTTTTTTTCAATATTATTTTATGTTATTTAA
- a CDS encoding ATP-dependent DNA helicase RecG has protein sequence MNLIDIKGLGEKRLKILNDAGIYDIKDLCAFFPKKYFDTTLISADLCENGEHALLKAKVCDKPVTKYARKGFNYTIIPCKCALSGVNFKVIFYNRPYLSKTIKQDEYLILGQISISNTLTILNPVMELAHAPKQLKGIITIYNSIKGIPNNILRQAISLALKKLEIKSILPIQDRQALGLIDLKQAYQILHFPKDLAQKDIAAKTVAIEELTKALSVFWMKKNYGQRIRPFEYQDVRDKINQKIKQLPFELTQDQNTALREILGDLLRPQAMNRLLQGDVGSGKSIVAFLALYFAVLNGYQGIMMAPTEILARQHYINLKDLFPEINIVFLSSGLSVREKEQALEEIKTNAQIIVGTHSLFQESVAFKNPALEVIDEQQRFGVSQRKALEDKGGVIDILLLSATPIPRTLSLVLYGDLDISQIKTNPKQRAGVITNFVPEKKLRDMYQYIIKKAKEGVQTYIVAPKIENTEIDDLSVESLYGILKRKLNGLKVGFIHGKLKERQKDEIMQAFKDQKIDILVSTTVIEVGIDVPAAAIMVIFDAHRFGLSQLHQLRGRVGRGKTKGYCFLVANTKNPESLERLTVFKNNDDGFYLAEYDMNIRGVGDFLGVRQHGLGGVFNNLTIKPEWINSAKQLSAKILEQGNKDSILEYIDSLGYHYKQILKNVTLN, from the coding sequence ATGAATCTTATTGATATAAAAGGGTTGGGCGAAAAAAGGCTCAAGATTTTAAACGACGCGGGCATATATGACATAAAAGATCTTTGCGCCTTTTTTCCCAAAAAATATTTTGATACGACGCTTATAAGCGCCGATTTATGCGAAAACGGCGAACACGCGTTGCTTAAAGCCAAAGTATGCGACAAGCCCGTAACCAAATACGCGCGAAAAGGCTTTAATTACACAATAATACCGTGCAAATGCGCATTGTCGGGCGTTAATTTTAAGGTTATTTTTTATAACCGCCCTTATTTATCCAAAACAATAAAACAAGATGAATATCTAATTTTGGGTCAAATATCTATCAGCAATACGCTTACAATCCTTAATCCCGTTATGGAACTTGCCCATGCGCCCAAACAACTAAAAGGTATTATTACAATATACAATTCAATAAAAGGCATCCCAAATAATATTTTAAGACAAGCGATATCTTTGGCGTTGAAAAAGTTAGAAATTAAATCAATCTTGCCCATTCAAGACCGTCAAGCGTTGGGACTGATTGACTTAAAACAAGCGTATCAAATATTGCATTTTCCCAAGGATTTGGCGCAAAAAGACATCGCCGCCAAAACCGTGGCGATAGAGGAATTGACCAAAGCTTTATCTGTTTTTTGGATGAAAAAAAATTACGGCCAAAGAATTAGGCCGTTTGAATATCAAGATGTTCGGGATAAGATTAATCAAAAAATTAAACAATTGCCATTTGAATTAACCCAAGACCAAAATACGGCTTTGCGGGAAATTCTTGGGGATTTATTGCGTCCTCAGGCAATGAACAGATTGCTTCAAGGCGATGTAGGCTCAGGCAAAAGCATAGTCGCGTTTTTGGCGTTGTATTTTGCGGTTCTAAACGGCTATCAAGGCATTATGATGGCCCCAACCGAGATTTTGGCGCGCCAGCATTATATCAATCTAAAAGATTTGTTTCCTGAAATTAATATTGTTTTTTTATCCTCAGGCTTAAGCGTAAGAGAAAAAGAACAAGCGCTTGAAGAAATTAAAACAAACGCCCAGATAATTGTCGGCACTCATAGCCTTTTTCAAGAAAGCGTGGCTTTTAAAAATCCAGCCCTGGAGGTCATTGACGAGCAACAAAGGTTTGGCGTATCCCAAAGAAAAGCCTTGGAAGATAAGGGCGGCGTTATAGATATTTTGCTTTTGTCCGCGACGCCTATTCCTAGGACATTATCTTTGGTTTTATACGGCGATTTGGACATAAGTCAAATCAAGACCAATCCAAAACAAAGAGCGGGCGTAATTACCAATTTTGTTCCCGAGAAAAAGCTTAGGGATATGTATCAATACATAATAAAAAAAGCCAAAGAAGGCGTTCAAACATACATCGTTGCGCCCAAAATAGAAAATACGGAAATAGACGATCTGTCTGTTGAGTCTTTATACGGTATCCTAAAAAGAAAACTCAATGGGCTTAAGGTCGGGTTTATACACGGGAAGCTAAAAGAACGCCAAAAAGACGAAATAATGCAAGCCTTCAAAGACCAAAAGATTGATATTTTGGTATCCACAACTGTTATTGAAGTCGGCATAGATGTGCCCGCCGCCGCGATAATGGTCATTTTTGACGCGCATAGATTTGGCCTTTCCCAATTGCATCAATTAAGGGGAAGAGTAGGGCGCGGTAAAACCAAAGGCTATTGCTTTTTGGTTGCCAATACCAAAAACCCCGAATCCTTAGAAAGACTTACGGTTTTTAAAAATAACGATGACGGTTTTTATCTGGCCGAATATGATATGAATATAAGAGGCGTGGGGGATTTTTTGGGCGTAAGACAACACGGCCTTGGAGGCGTGTTTAATAATTTGACCATAAAGCCCGAATGGATAAACTCAGCTAAACAATTATCGGCCAAAATCTTGGAGCAAGGCAATAAGGATAGTATCCTAGAATATATAGACTCATTAGGCTATCATTATAAACAAATATTAAAAAATGTGACCCTAAATTAA